The proteins below are encoded in one region of Catharus ustulatus isolate bCatUst1 chromosome 21, bCatUst1.pri.v2, whole genome shotgun sequence:
- the LCNL1 gene encoding LOW QUALITY PROTEIN: lipocalin-like 1 protein (The sequence of the model RefSeq protein was modified relative to this genomic sequence to represent the inferred CDS: inserted 1 base in 1 codon; deleted 1 base in 1 codon): MRTKGLSLGLVLLCLLHVQAGDPGPVEPDESKIAGTWYITAMASDSETYIRKKDQLKMAMANIEVLGDGDLNVSFAIPTPERCMKFSSIYKPTGSPGEYYSSGEGNKTVRLVDTDGRSYMXVFATREKDEKILHMLRLYSRTQWVRPQIKLLFKTLAKMHGFTDQTIWILPRQEECQLGEP, encoded by the exons ATGAGGACCaaggggctgagcctggggctggtcCTGCTGTGCTTGCTGCATGTGCAGGCTGGGGACCCGGGACCTGTGGAGCCCGACGAGAGCAAG ATTGCAGGGACATGGTAC ATCACTGCTATGGCCTCTGACTCTGAGACCTACATCCGAAAAAAGGACCAGCTGAAGATGGCGATGGCCAACATTGAAGTCCTGGGGGATGGTGACCTGAACGTCTCCTTTGCAATTCCCAC CCCTGAGAGATGTATGAAGTTTTCATCGATCTACAAGCCAACAGGCAGTCCGGGTGAATACTACAGCTCTGGTGA AGGCAATAAGACAGTGCGGCTGGTGGATACCGATGGCAGGTCCTACA GTGTCTTTGCCACCAGAGAGAAGGATGAGAAGATCTTGCACATGCTGAGACTTTACA GCAGAACCCAGtgggtgagaccccaaatcaaATTGCTGTTCAAGACACTTGCCAAGATGCATGGCTTCACCGACCAGACCATCTGGATTTTACCCAGGCAGG AGGAATGCCAACTTGGTGAACCATAG
- the LOC117005670 gene encoding lipocalin-15-like codes for MTAALPSLALALLCLLQAGAQVPVQPNLDTEKFAGVWHVTAIASNCSIFLKMKDGMKSSMAIISFMPEGDLALKLIWPLMDKCQKFELLLQQSGQAGHYMGAQEKRDLRVMETDYSHYAVLHEAHYSEAEPSTALQLLTREQDVSPQLLQKFMQLIPTMGLTKDMLAILPKSDQCIRDIS; via the exons atgacagcagcactgcccagcctggctctggccctgctctgcctgctgcaggcaggggccCAGGTCCCCGTGCAGCCGAACTTGGACACCGAGAAG tttgcagGGGTGTGGCATGTCACAGCCATCGCTTCCAACTGCTCCATCTTCCTGAAGATGAAGGATGGGATGAAGTCATCCATGGCCATCATCAGCTTCATGCCAGAAGGGGACCTGGCCCTGAAGTTGATCTGGCCCCT GATGGACAAATGCCAAAAGTTTGAGCTGCTCTTACAGCAGAGTGGGCAGGCGGGGCACTACATGG GAGCACAAGAGAAGAGGGATCTGCGTGTGATGGAGACAGACTACAGCCACTATGCTGTCCTGCATGAGGCCCATTACAGcgaggcagagcccagcacagcgctgcagctcctca CAAGGGAGCAGGATGTgagcccccagctcctgcagaagttCATGCAGCTCATTCCCACTATGGGCCTGACCAAGGACATGCTAGCTATCCTGCCCAAGTCAG ATCAATGCATCAGGGACATCAG ctga
- the LOC117005728 gene encoding LOW QUALITY PROTEIN: lipocalin-like (The sequence of the model RefSeq protein was modified relative to this genomic sequence to represent the inferred CDS: inserted 1 base in 1 codon; substituted 2 bases at 2 genomic stop codons) gives MQATLLSVLALALLGTLHAQDSIPVQADFQQDKLTGKWYSIGLASNSNWFRRRGTXXRWCTTIISTTAXGNLEVTSTYPKGDQCVTRNSLYTKTEQPGRYSYTSPRWGSKHNIHVVETNYDEYALVATQISKSTGSSTMVLLYSRTKVLSPERLEMFTQFSREQGLTDDEILILPQTDKCMADAA, from the exons ATGCAGGCCACACTGCTCAGCGTCCTGGCACTGGCCCTGCTCGGGACACTGCACGCCCAGGACAGCATTCCTGTCCAAGCTGACTTCCAGCAGGACAAG CTCACAGGGAAATGGTACAGCATCGGCCTGGCCTCCAACTCTAACTGGTTCAGGAGAAGAGGCACCTGATGAAGATGGTGCACCACCATCATCTCCACCACTG GAGGGAACCTGGAAGTTACCTCCACCTACCCCAA GGGTGACCAATGTGTAACGAGGAACAGCCTTTACACCAAGACAGAGCAGCCGGGGCGGTACAGCTACACCAGCCCAC gctggggcagcaaGCACAACATCCATGTGGTGGAGACCAACTACGACGAGTATGCCTTGGTGGCCACCCAGATCTCCAAGAGCACTGGTTCCTCCACCATGGTCCTGCTCTACA GCCGAACAAAGGTGCTGAGTCCTGAGCGCCTGGAGATGTTCACCCAGTTCTCCAGGGAGCAGGGCCTGACAGACGACGAGATCCTCATCCTGCCCCAGACGG ACAAATGCATGGCAGATGCTGCTTAG
- the C8G gene encoding complement component C8 gamma chain isoform X7, whose protein sequence is MTLAMTPSGRHEGSWLLAVPARPRRFPAALASHTGTWRPCEPFCFSGCSLRRGGRGRRRDGGRPLPRVRWRRWRLRRGSTSTSYLAEHSHQLEATMMTVTVLDGQSLAISTFRKLDRMCWEIRQHYLPAQAPGRFLLKGHRKSSKVDVVVGEADASSFIILYYQKGRSISVKLYGFCDSADEFHVLDEMNL, encoded by the exons ATGACCCTGGCGATGACCCCGTCCGGCCGCCACGAGGGCTCCTGGCTCCTAGCCgtgcccgcccggccccgccgcttCCCGGCAGCGCTGGCCTCGCACACCGGCACATGGCGACCCTGCGAACCCTTCTGCTTCTCGGGCTGCTCTTTACGACGCGGGGGCAGAGGGCGGCGCAGAGACGgcggccgccccctccccagagtGCGCTGGAGAAGGTGGCGGCTCAGGAGGGGCTCAACCTCCACCAG CTacctggcagagcacagccaccAGTTGGAGGCCACGATGATGACAGTGACCGTCCTGGATGGGCAGAGCCTGGCCATCAGCACCTTCAGGAAGCT ggacaggatgtgctgggaaatCAGGCAGCACTACCTTCCTGCCCAGGCCCCTGGACGCTTCCTGCTGAAGG GCCATAGGAAAAGCAGCAAGGTGGATGTGGTGGTGGGTGAGGCTGATGCCAGCAGCTTCATCATCCTCTATTACCAGAAGGGCCGCAGCATCTCTGTTAAGCTCTATG GGTTTTGTGACTCTGCAGATGAGTTTCACGTCCTCGATG AAATGAATCTGTAG
- the C8G gene encoding complement component C8 gamma chain isoform X6 produces the protein MTLAMTPSGRHEGSWLLAVPARPRRFPAALASHTGTWRPCEPFCFSGCSLRRGGRGRRRDGGRPLPRVRWRRWRLRRGSTSTSYLAEHSHQLEATMMTVTVLDGQSLAISTFRKLDRMCWEIRQHYLPAQAPGRFLLKGHRKSSKVDVVVGEADASSFIILYYQKGRSISVKLYGRSSLVSDTVMDKFEQRIRAVGLSEDVTYHFPTYGFCDSADEFHVLDEMNL, from the exons ATGACCCTGGCGATGACCCCGTCCGGCCGCCACGAGGGCTCCTGGCTCCTAGCCgtgcccgcccggccccgccgcttCCCGGCAGCGCTGGCCTCGCACACCGGCACATGGCGACCCTGCGAACCCTTCTGCTTCTCGGGCTGCTCTTTACGACGCGGGGGCAGAGGGCGGCGCAGAGACGgcggccgccccctccccagagtGCGCTGGAGAAGGTGGCGGCTCAGGAGGGGCTCAACCTCCACCAG CTacctggcagagcacagccaccAGTTGGAGGCCACGATGATGACAGTGACCGTCCTGGATGGGCAGAGCCTGGCCATCAGCACCTTCAGGAAGCT ggacaggatgtgctgggaaatCAGGCAGCACTACCTTCCTGCCCAGGCCCCTGGACGCTTCCTGCTGAAGG GCCATAGGAAAAGCAGCAAGGTGGATGTGGTGGTGGGTGAGGCTGATGCCAGCAGCTTCATCATCCTCTATTACCAGAAGGGCCGCAGCATCTCTGTTAAGCTCTATG GACGGAGCAGCCTGGTCAGTGACACCGTCATGGACAAGTTCGAGCAGCGCATCAGGGCTGTGGGACTGAGTGAGGATGTGACTTACCACTTCCCCACCTATG GGTTTTGTGACTCTGCAGATGAGTTTCACGTCCTCGATG AAATGAATCTGTAG
- the C8G gene encoding complement component C8 gamma chain isoform X3 — MTLAMTPSGRHEGSWLLAVPARPRRFPAALASHTGTWRPCEPFCFSGCSLRRGGRGRRRDGGRPLPRVRWRRWRLRRGSTSTSYLAEHSHQLEATMMTVTVLDGQSLAISTFRKLDRMCWEIRQHYLPAQAPGRFLLKGHRKSSKVDVVVGEADASSFIILYYQKGRSISVKLYGRSSLVSDTVMDKFEQRIRAVGLSEDVTYHFPTYGGWHTVLRETHVGSVPMLRSPQGQRCKDGTVPCNVLGVQGLEHARSQTRGSLPNSCLLQGFVTLQMSFTSSMK; from the exons ATGACCCTGGCGATGACCCCGTCCGGCCGCCACGAGGGCTCCTGGCTCCTAGCCgtgcccgcccggccccgccgcttCCCGGCAGCGCTGGCCTCGCACACCGGCACATGGCGACCCTGCGAACCCTTCTGCTTCTCGGGCTGCTCTTTACGACGCGGGGGCAGAGGGCGGCGCAGAGACGgcggccgccccctccccagagtGCGCTGGAGAAGGTGGCGGCTCAGGAGGGGCTCAACCTCCACCAG CTacctggcagagcacagccaccAGTTGGAGGCCACGATGATGACAGTGACCGTCCTGGATGGGCAGAGCCTGGCCATCAGCACCTTCAGGAAGCT ggacaggatgtgctgggaaatCAGGCAGCACTACCTTCCTGCCCAGGCCCCTGGACGCTTCCTGCTGAAGG GCCATAGGAAAAGCAGCAAGGTGGATGTGGTGGTGGGTGAGGCTGATGCCAGCAGCTTCATCATCCTCTATTACCAGAAGGGCCGCAGCATCTCTGTTAAGCTCTATG GACGGAGCAGCCTGGTCAGTGACACCGTCATGGACAAGTTCGAGCAGCGCATCAGGGCTGTGGGACTGAGTGAGGATGTGACTTACCACTTCCCCACCTATGGTGGGTGGCACACAGTCCTCAGGGAGACCCATGTGGGTTCTGTCCCAATGCTCCGGTCCCCCCAGGGACAAAGATGCAAGGATGGGACTGTGCCCTGCAATgtcctgggggtgcaggggctggagcatgccAGGTCCCAGACGAGGGGATCTCTCCCCAACTCTTGTCTCTTGCAGGGTTTTGTGACTCTGCAGATGAGTTTCACGTCCTCGATG AAATGA
- the C8G gene encoding complement component C8 gamma chain isoform X5 yields the protein MTLAMTPSGRHEGSWLLAVPARPRRFPAALASHTGTWRPCEPFCFSGCSLRRGGRGRRRDGGRPLPRVRWRRWRLRRGSTSTSYLAEHSHQLEATMMTVTVLDGQSLAISTFRKLDRMCWEIRQHYLPAQAPGRFLLKGHRKSSKVDVVVGEADASSFIILYYQKGRSISVKLYGFCDSADEFHVLDGELGVRGNALGALVCQARSHTGHQSGVPVLAVNWAHWARSTLHHGCVVLPQEYGRACLAQERP from the exons ATGACCCTGGCGATGACCCCGTCCGGCCGCCACGAGGGCTCCTGGCTCCTAGCCgtgcccgcccggccccgccgcttCCCGGCAGCGCTGGCCTCGCACACCGGCACATGGCGACCCTGCGAACCCTTCTGCTTCTCGGGCTGCTCTTTACGACGCGGGGGCAGAGGGCGGCGCAGAGACGgcggccgccccctccccagagtGCGCTGGAGAAGGTGGCGGCTCAGGAGGGGCTCAACCTCCACCAG CTacctggcagagcacagccaccAGTTGGAGGCCACGATGATGACAGTGACCGTCCTGGATGGGCAGAGCCTGGCCATCAGCACCTTCAGGAAGCT ggacaggatgtgctgggaaatCAGGCAGCACTACCTTCCTGCCCAGGCCCCTGGACGCTTCCTGCTGAAGG GCCATAGGAAAAGCAGCAAGGTGGATGTGGTGGTGGGTGAGGCTGATGCCAGCAGCTTCATCATCCTCTATTACCAGAAGGGCCGCAGCATCTCTGTTAAGCTCTATG GGTTTTGTGACTCTGCAGATGAGTTTCACGTCCTCGATGGTGAGTTGGGGGTGCGGGGTAATGCACTGGGTGCACTTGTGTGCCAGGCTCGGTCCCACACTGGGCACCAGTcgggtgtccctgtcctggcagtgaACTGGGCACACTGGGCCAGATCCACACTGCACCATGGTTGTGTGGTCCTGCCCCAGGAGTATGGGAGGGCTTGTCTGGCACAGGAGAGGCCATGA
- the C8G gene encoding complement component C8 gamma chain isoform X2 has translation MTLAMTPSGRHEGSWLLAVPARPRRFPAALASHTGTWRPCEPFCFSGCSLRRGGRGRRRDGGRPLPRVRWRRWRLRRGSTSTSYLAEHSHQLEATMMTVTVLDGQSLAISTFRKLDRMCWEIRQHYLPAQAPGRFLLKGHRKSSKVDVVVGEADASSFIILYYQKGRSISVKLYGRSSLVSDTVMDKFEQRIRAVGLSEDVTYHFPTYGFCDSADEFHVLDGELGVRGNALGALVCQARSHTGHQSGVPVLAVNWAHWARSTLHHGCVVLPQEYGRACLAQERP, from the exons ATGACCCTGGCGATGACCCCGTCCGGCCGCCACGAGGGCTCCTGGCTCCTAGCCgtgcccgcccggccccgccgcttCCCGGCAGCGCTGGCCTCGCACACCGGCACATGGCGACCCTGCGAACCCTTCTGCTTCTCGGGCTGCTCTTTACGACGCGGGGGCAGAGGGCGGCGCAGAGACGgcggccgccccctccccagagtGCGCTGGAGAAGGTGGCGGCTCAGGAGGGGCTCAACCTCCACCAG CTacctggcagagcacagccaccAGTTGGAGGCCACGATGATGACAGTGACCGTCCTGGATGGGCAGAGCCTGGCCATCAGCACCTTCAGGAAGCT ggacaggatgtgctgggaaatCAGGCAGCACTACCTTCCTGCCCAGGCCCCTGGACGCTTCCTGCTGAAGG GCCATAGGAAAAGCAGCAAGGTGGATGTGGTGGTGGGTGAGGCTGATGCCAGCAGCTTCATCATCCTCTATTACCAGAAGGGCCGCAGCATCTCTGTTAAGCTCTATG GACGGAGCAGCCTGGTCAGTGACACCGTCATGGACAAGTTCGAGCAGCGCATCAGGGCTGTGGGACTGAGTGAGGATGTGACTTACCACTTCCCCACCTATG GGTTTTGTGACTCTGCAGATGAGTTTCACGTCCTCGATGGTGAGTTGGGGGTGCGGGGTAATGCACTGGGTGCACTTGTGTGCCAGGCTCGGTCCCACACTGGGCACCAGTcgggtgtccctgtcctggcagtgaACTGGGCACACTGGGCCAGATCCACACTGCACCATGGTTGTGTGGTCCTGCCCCAGGAGTATGGGAGGGCTTGTCTGGCACAGGAGAGGCCATGA
- the C8G gene encoding complement component C8 gamma chain isoform X1 produces the protein MTLAMTPSGRHEGSWLLAVPARPRRFPAALASHTGTWRPCEPFCFSGCSLRRGGRGRRRDGGRPLPRVRWRRWRLRRGSTSTSYLAEHSHQLEATMMTVTVLDGQSLAISTFRKLDRMCWEIRQHYLPAQAPGRFLLKGHRKSSKVDVVVGEADASSFIILYYQKGRSISVKLYGRSSLVSDTVMDKFEQRIRAVGLSEDVTYHFPTYGGWHTVLRETHVGSVPMLRSPQGQRCKDGTVPCNVLGVQGLEHARSQTRGSLPNSCLLQGFVTLQMSFTSSMVSWGCGVMHWVHLCARLGPTLGTSRVSLSWQ, from the exons ATGACCCTGGCGATGACCCCGTCCGGCCGCCACGAGGGCTCCTGGCTCCTAGCCgtgcccgcccggccccgccgcttCCCGGCAGCGCTGGCCTCGCACACCGGCACATGGCGACCCTGCGAACCCTTCTGCTTCTCGGGCTGCTCTTTACGACGCGGGGGCAGAGGGCGGCGCAGAGACGgcggccgccccctccccagagtGCGCTGGAGAAGGTGGCGGCTCAGGAGGGGCTCAACCTCCACCAG CTacctggcagagcacagccaccAGTTGGAGGCCACGATGATGACAGTGACCGTCCTGGATGGGCAGAGCCTGGCCATCAGCACCTTCAGGAAGCT ggacaggatgtgctgggaaatCAGGCAGCACTACCTTCCTGCCCAGGCCCCTGGACGCTTCCTGCTGAAGG GCCATAGGAAAAGCAGCAAGGTGGATGTGGTGGTGGGTGAGGCTGATGCCAGCAGCTTCATCATCCTCTATTACCAGAAGGGCCGCAGCATCTCTGTTAAGCTCTATG GACGGAGCAGCCTGGTCAGTGACACCGTCATGGACAAGTTCGAGCAGCGCATCAGGGCTGTGGGACTGAGTGAGGATGTGACTTACCACTTCCCCACCTATGGTGGGTGGCACACAGTCCTCAGGGAGACCCATGTGGGTTCTGTCCCAATGCTCCGGTCCCCCCAGGGACAAAGATGCAAGGATGGGACTGTGCCCTGCAATgtcctgggggtgcaggggctggagcatgccAGGTCCCAGACGAGGGGATCTCTCCCCAACTCTTGTCTCTTGCAGGGTTTTGTGACTCTGCAGATGAGTTTCACGTCCTCGATGGTGAGTTGGGGGTGCGGGGTAATGCACTGGGTGCACTTGTGTGCCAGGCTCGGTCCCACACTGGGCACCAGTcgggtgtccctgtcctggcagtga
- the C8G gene encoding complement component C8 gamma chain isoform X9 has product MATLRTLLLLGLLFTTRGQRAAQRRRPPPPQSALEKVAAQEGLNLHQLSGKWFLVSMASRCSYLAEHSHQLEATMMTVTVLDGQSLAISTFRKLDRMCWEIRQHYLPAQAPGRFLLKGHRKSSKVDVVVGEADASSFIILYYQKGRSISVKLYGRSSLVSDTVMDKFEQRIRAVGLSEDVTYHFPTYGGWHTVLRETHVGSVPMLRSPQGQRCKDGTVPCNVLGVQGLEHARSQTRGSLPNSCLLQGFVTLQMSFTSSMVSWGCGVMHWVHLCARLGPTLGTSRVSLSWQ; this is encoded by the exons ATGGCGACCCTGCGAACCCTTCTGCTTCTCGGGCTGCTCTTTACGACGCGGGGGCAGAGGGCGGCGCAGAGACGgcggccgccccctccccagagtGCGCTGGAGAAGGTGGCGGCTCAGGAGGGGCTCAACCTCCACCAG CTCTCAGGGAAGTGGTTCCTGGTCAGCATGGCCTCCCGCTGCAGCTacctggcagagcacagccaccAGTTGGAGGCCACGATGATGACAGTGACCGTCCTGGATGGGCAGAGCCTGGCCATCAGCACCTTCAGGAAGCT ggacaggatgtgctgggaaatCAGGCAGCACTACCTTCCTGCCCAGGCCCCTGGACGCTTCCTGCTGAAGG GCCATAGGAAAAGCAGCAAGGTGGATGTGGTGGTGGGTGAGGCTGATGCCAGCAGCTTCATCATCCTCTATTACCAGAAGGGCCGCAGCATCTCTGTTAAGCTCTATG GACGGAGCAGCCTGGTCAGTGACACCGTCATGGACAAGTTCGAGCAGCGCATCAGGGCTGTGGGACTGAGTGAGGATGTGACTTACCACTTCCCCACCTATGGTGGGTGGCACACAGTCCTCAGGGAGACCCATGTGGGTTCTGTCCCAATGCTCCGGTCCCCCCAGGGACAAAGATGCAAGGATGGGACTGTGCCCTGCAATgtcctgggggtgcaggggctggagcatgccAGGTCCCAGACGAGGGGATCTCTCCCCAACTCTTGTCTCTTGCAGGGTTTTGTGACTCTGCAGATGAGTTTCACGTCCTCGATGGTGAGTTGGGGGTGCGGGGTAATGCACTGGGTGCACTTGTGTGCCAGGCTCGGTCCCACACTGGGCACCAGTcgggtgtccctgtcctggcagtga
- the C8G gene encoding complement component C8 gamma chain isoform X4 gives MTLAMTPSGRHEGSWLLAVPARPRRFPAALASHTGTWRPCEPFCFSGCSLRRGGRGRRRDGGRPLPRVRWRRWRLRRGSTSTRDRMCWEIRQHYLPAQAPGRFLLKGHRKSSKVDVVVGEADASSFIILYYQKGRSISVKLYGRSSLVSDTVMDKFEQRIRAVGLSEDVTYHFPTYGGWHTVLRETHVGSVPMLRSPQGQRCKDGTVPCNVLGVQGLEHARSQTRGSLPNSCLLQGFVTLQMSFTSSMVSWGCGVMHWVHLCARLGPTLGTSRVSLSWQ, from the exons ATGACCCTGGCGATGACCCCGTCCGGCCGCCACGAGGGCTCCTGGCTCCTAGCCgtgcccgcccggccccgccgcttCCCGGCAGCGCTGGCCTCGCACACCGGCACATGGCGACCCTGCGAACCCTTCTGCTTCTCGGGCTGCTCTTTACGACGCGGGGGCAGAGGGCGGCGCAGAGACGgcggccgccccctccccagagtGCGCTGGAGAAGGTGGCGGCTCAGGAGGGGCTCAACCTCCACCAG ggacaggatgtgctgggaaatCAGGCAGCACTACCTTCCTGCCCAGGCCCCTGGACGCTTCCTGCTGAAGG GCCATAGGAAAAGCAGCAAGGTGGATGTGGTGGTGGGTGAGGCTGATGCCAGCAGCTTCATCATCCTCTATTACCAGAAGGGCCGCAGCATCTCTGTTAAGCTCTATG GACGGAGCAGCCTGGTCAGTGACACCGTCATGGACAAGTTCGAGCAGCGCATCAGGGCTGTGGGACTGAGTGAGGATGTGACTTACCACTTCCCCACCTATGGTGGGTGGCACACAGTCCTCAGGGAGACCCATGTGGGTTCTGTCCCAATGCTCCGGTCCCCCCAGGGACAAAGATGCAAGGATGGGACTGTGCCCTGCAATgtcctgggggtgcaggggctggagcatgccAGGTCCCAGACGAGGGGATCTCTCCCCAACTCTTGTCTCTTGCAGGGTTTTGTGACTCTGCAGATGAGTTTCACGTCCTCGATGGTGAGTTGGGGGTGCGGGGTAATGCACTGGGTGCACTTGTGTGCCAGGCTCGGTCCCACACTGGGCACCAGTcgggtgtccctgtcctggcagtga
- the C8G gene encoding complement component C8 gamma chain isoform X8 — translation MGRAWPSAPSGSCHRKSSKVDVVVGEADASSFIILYYQKGRSISVKLYGRSSLVSDTVMDKFEQRIRAVGLSEDVTYHFPTYGGWHTVLRETHVGSVPMLRSPQGQRCKDGTVPCNVLGVQGLEHARSQTRGSLPNSCLLQGFVTLQMSFTSSMVSWGCGVMHWVHLCARLGPTLGTSRVSLSWQ, via the exons ATGGGCAGAGCCTGGCCATCAGCACCTTCAGGAAGCT GCCATAGGAAAAGCAGCAAGGTGGATGTGGTGGTGGGTGAGGCTGATGCCAGCAGCTTCATCATCCTCTATTACCAGAAGGGCCGCAGCATCTCTGTTAAGCTCTATG GACGGAGCAGCCTGGTCAGTGACACCGTCATGGACAAGTTCGAGCAGCGCATCAGGGCTGTGGGACTGAGTGAGGATGTGACTTACCACTTCCCCACCTATGGTGGGTGGCACACAGTCCTCAGGGAGACCCATGTGGGTTCTGTCCCAATGCTCCGGTCCCCCCAGGGACAAAGATGCAAGGATGGGACTGTGCCCTGCAATgtcctgggggtgcaggggctggagcatgccAGGTCCCAGACGAGGGGATCTCTCCCCAACTCTTGTCTCTTGCAGGGTTTTGTGACTCTGCAGATGAGTTTCACGTCCTCGATGGTGAGTTGGGGGTGCGGGGTAATGCACTGGGTGCACTTGTGTGCCAGGCTCGGTCCCACACTGGGCACCAGTcgggtgtccctgtcctggcagtga